From one Microlunatus sp. Gsoil 973 genomic stretch:
- a CDS encoding arsenate reductase ArsC encodes MSRSKPTVLFVCVHNAGRSQIAAGYLSHFAGDTIEVRSAGSEPADKINPIAVQAMAEEGIDITNQRPKIITDQAVQTSDRVITMGCGDSCPFYPGVKYEEWILDDPQGQAIETVRRIRDDIKRRVLTLIAELVPSQRRV; translated from the coding sequence ATGTCCCGATCGAAGCCGACTGTTCTCTTCGTCTGCGTCCACAACGCCGGTCGATCCCAAATCGCCGCGGGTTACCTCAGCCACTTCGCCGGGGACACGATCGAGGTCCGCTCCGCAGGCTCCGAACCGGCCGACAAGATCAACCCGATCGCCGTCCAAGCCATGGCAGAGGAAGGCATCGACATCACGAACCAGAGACCCAAGATCATCACCGATCAGGCCGTCCAGACATCGGACCGGGTGATCACCATGGGCTGTGGCGACTCCTGCCCCTTCTACCCCGGCGTGAAATACGAGGAGTGGATCCTCGACGACCCTCAAGGGCAGGCCATCGAGACCGTCCGTCGCATCCGCGACGACATCAAACGACGCGTGCTCACCCTCATCGCAGAACTGGTACCCAGTCAGCGCCGGGTCTGA
- a CDS encoding acetylxylan esterase — MTRTRDPENYQIEVPRPDDFDDFWAEVSDQLGCSPIDAEFVRDDLRSTDRVEVYDVRYTSLDGVRISAWYARPRQELVTPPYPGLLIVPGYISDPVIPKSWAELGYAALAVAPRGKVRSRSAADANYPGLLVENSVDRFTYGYRAFYADACRAVDVVAQRPEVDANRIGVHGSSQGGALTIVMAALRKDLVACGAAGAPYLCGFVDAARLTTSYPYHEITERLRAHPEEREAIEETLPYFDGLNFAPAITAPMLVYIGLEDDVCPPETGFAVYSALQCSKQLIATPRCAHDAGAHWVNAKVQAFLAEQLRPVPVVAMEPVA; from the coding sequence ATGACACGAACCAGGGACCCGGAGAACTATCAGATCGAGGTACCTCGCCCCGATGACTTCGATGACTTCTGGGCCGAAGTCTCCGACCAACTCGGTTGTTCTCCGATCGACGCCGAGTTCGTCCGGGACGACCTGCGCAGCACCGATCGGGTCGAGGTCTACGACGTCCGCTACACCAGCCTGGACGGTGTCCGGATCTCAGCCTGGTACGCGCGCCCCCGCCAGGAGCTGGTGACACCGCCGTACCCGGGCCTGCTGATCGTCCCCGGCTACATCTCCGACCCGGTGATACCCAAGAGCTGGGCGGAACTGGGATATGCCGCGCTCGCGGTCGCACCCCGGGGCAAGGTCCGCTCCCGCTCTGCGGCCGATGCCAACTATCCGGGGCTGTTGGTGGAGAACAGCGTCGACCGGTTCACCTACGGCTACCGCGCCTTCTATGCCGACGCCTGCCGGGCGGTCGATGTCGTCGCCCAACGACCGGAGGTGGACGCGAACCGGATCGGCGTACACGGATCGAGCCAGGGTGGGGCGCTGACGATCGTGATGGCTGCCCTGCGGAAGGATCTGGTCGCCTGCGGCGCGGCGGGAGCGCCGTACCTGTGCGGTTTCGTTGATGCTGCCCGGCTGACCACCTCCTACCCGTACCACGAGATCACCGAGCGGTTGCGTGCCCACCCCGAGGAACGCGAAGCGATCGAGGAGACACTGCCGTACTTCGATGGTCTGAACTTCGCTCCGGCGATCACTGCGCCGATGCTGGTCTACATCGGACTGGAGGACGACGTGTGTCCGCCGGAGACCGGCTTTGCGGTCTACTCCGCGCTGCAGTGTTCCAAGCAGCTGATCGCCACCCCACGCTGCGCTCATGACGCCGGTGCACACTGGGTCAACGCAAAGGTGCAGGCGTTCCTGGCCGAGCAGCTGCGGCCTGTTCCGGTGGTCGCCATGGAGCCGGTCGCATGA
- a CDS encoding MarR family winged helix-turn-helix transcriptional regulator: MPEFLDLHGRTNKAIRALADAALQRHGLHLGQDHLLAALWERDGQTPGELAALADVSTPAVVKMANRMSEAGLVRRARDEKDSRLVRLWLTAKGRDLQGPVERERTDLDDALTSALSASDKRRLLEMLEIVHRSAQNLRGNYSDRAPDA; the protein is encoded by the coding sequence ATGCCGGAGTTTCTGGACCTTCACGGCAGGACGAACAAAGCGATCCGCGCCCTGGCCGATGCCGCCCTACAACGCCACGGACTGCACCTCGGGCAGGATCACCTATTGGCAGCGTTGTGGGAACGGGACGGTCAGACTCCGGGTGAGCTCGCTGCATTGGCAGATGTCAGTACGCCGGCGGTGGTGAAGATGGCCAACCGAATGTCTGAGGCGGGTCTGGTCAGGCGTGCTCGTGACGAGAAGGACAGCCGCCTCGTCCGACTGTGGCTGACCGCCAAGGGTCGGGATCTGCAGGGGCCGGTCGAGCGTGAGCGCACCGACCTTGACGATGCGCTGACCTCTGCTCTCAGCGCGTCGGACAAGCGCCGACTGCTGGAGATGCTCGAGATCGTCCACCGCAGCGCACAGAACCTGCGCGGAAACTACTCCGACAGGGCGCCGGACGCCTGA
- a CDS encoding SDR family oxidoreductase — protein MELGLAGKSAVVTGASKGIGLAITRALVGEGVQVTAGARTLGPDLASLQSAGGVAFVPVDLSTPSGPQTLVDRAVELADGRVDIVVNNVGGVTPRPEGFATVTDDDWYRTFNLTFLAAVRTIRAALPHMAAGGSIVTIGSVNAYLPDPLVIDYSAAKAALTNFSKSLSKEVGPAGIRVNTIGPGPVETDLWLGEHGVAQTVGRDAGRAPAEVAADAAAGSVTGRFSRPDEVADLVLLLASDRAANVTGANFTVDGGLIPTL, from the coding sequence ATGGAACTTGGGCTGGCCGGGAAGTCGGCTGTCGTCACGGGAGCCAGCAAGGGAATCGGTCTTGCCATCACCCGCGCTTTGGTCGGGGAGGGTGTTCAGGTCACGGCGGGAGCTCGTACGTTGGGGCCGGACCTTGCCTCGCTGCAATCGGCCGGCGGTGTGGCGTTCGTTCCCGTCGACCTATCCACCCCGTCCGGCCCACAGACGCTTGTGGATCGGGCCGTCGAACTCGCTGATGGTCGGGTCGACATCGTCGTCAACAACGTCGGCGGGGTCACACCCCGGCCGGAAGGTTTCGCAACGGTCACCGACGATGACTGGTACCGCACATTCAACCTGACCTTTCTGGCGGCGGTCCGAACCATCCGCGCGGCGCTGCCGCACATGGCAGCCGGCGGCAGCATCGTCACGATCGGCTCGGTCAACGCCTACCTTCCTGACCCCTTGGTCATCGACTACTCGGCGGCGAAAGCCGCGCTGACCAACTTCTCCAAGTCACTGTCGAAGGAAGTCGGGCCGGCGGGGATCCGGGTCAACACGATCGGCCCCGGTCCGGTGGAGACCGACCTCTGGCTGGGTGAGCACGGCGTGGCCCAGACGGTTGGCCGGGACGCGGGACGGGCTCCGGCAGAGGTAGCGGCCGACGCCGCTGCCGGGTCGGTGACAGGTCGATTTTCCCGTCCCGACGAAGTCGCGGATCTGGTCCTGCTGTTGGCCAGCGACAGGGCAGCGAACGTGACCGGTGCCAACTTCACCGTCGACGGCGGATTGATCCCAACCCTGTAG
- the arsB gene encoding ACR3 family arsenite efflux transporter, with protein sequence MTTDQSAQAVGQHTSPAGRLSRLDRFLPVWILAAMTAGLLLGRLIPGLGGALSKVAIQGVSLPIAIGLLIMMYPVLAKVRYNRLDTVTRDAKTLTLSLILNWIVGPALMFTLAWLLLPDLPAYRTGLIIVGLARCIAMVIIWNDLACGDREAAAVLVAINSVFQVIAFAGLGWFYLSVLPRWLGLEQASLEVSPAKIAISVLIFLGIPLITGFLTRHYGERARGHEWYEHRFLPRIGPFALYGLLFTIVILFALQGDRITNQPLDVARIALPLVAYFALMWAGGFALGKAAGLPYQRTTTLAFTAAGNNFELAIAVAIGTFGFSSGQALAGVVGPLIEVPALLGLVYVSLGLRHRYKPSAAAVPTGK encoded by the coding sequence ATGACCACCGACCAATCTGCGCAAGCAGTCGGCCAGCACACATCCCCGGCCGGGCGACTGTCCCGGCTGGACCGCTTCCTGCCGGTTTGGATCCTGGCCGCAATGACCGCAGGATTGCTGCTCGGCAGGCTCATCCCCGGTCTCGGTGGCGCGTTGAGCAAGGTCGCAATCCAAGGGGTCTCGCTGCCCATCGCGATCGGATTGTTGATCATGATGTATCCGGTACTGGCGAAGGTCCGCTACAACCGGCTGGACACCGTCACCCGCGACGCCAAGACCCTGACGTTGTCGCTGATCTTGAACTGGATCGTCGGTCCCGCCCTGATGTTCACCCTGGCCTGGCTCCTCCTGCCCGACCTGCCGGCCTACCGAACCGGGCTGATCATCGTCGGCCTGGCCCGGTGCATCGCCATGGTGATCATTTGGAACGACCTGGCTTGCGGCGACCGCGAAGCCGCAGCCGTCCTGGTCGCGATCAACTCCGTCTTCCAGGTCATCGCCTTCGCCGGACTCGGCTGGTTCTATCTATCCGTGCTGCCTCGATGGCTCGGCCTCGAACAAGCCAGCCTGGAAGTCTCTCCGGCAAAGATCGCCATCTCCGTGTTGATCTTCCTCGGCATCCCGCTCATCACCGGGTTCCTCACCCGCCACTACGGTGAACGCGCCCGCGGCCACGAATGGTACGAGCACCGATTCCTGCCCAGGATCGGGCCCTTCGCCCTTTACGGGCTGCTGTTCACCATCGTCATCCTGTTCGCCCTGCAAGGTGACCGGATCACCAACCAGCCCCTCGACGTGGCTCGCATCGCCCTGCCCCTGGTGGCCTACTTCGCCCTGATGTGGGCCGGCGGATTCGCCCTCGGCAAAGCGGCCGGCCTGCCCTACCAACGCACCACCACGCTGGCGTTCACCGCAGCCGGCAACAACTTCGAGCTTGCCATCGCCGTCGCGATCGGCACCTTCGGATTCAGCTCCGGCCAAGCCCTCGCAGGAGTCGTCGGACCGCTGATCGAAGTCCCCGCCCTCCTCGGCCTGGTCTACGTCTCCCTCGGACTCCGCCATCGCTACAAGCCGTCAGCCGCAGCCGTCCCGACCGGAAAGTAG
- a CDS encoding aminotransferase class V-fold PLP-dependent enzyme, giving the protein MTALDLGSVYRSLGVRGVINASATLTRLGGSLMPAPVVQAMADAAGSFVDLEELHRKVGERLATLTGNEAAYVSSGATAGIVLTVTACLVGLVPERRVLLPDTSTLPRNEVIIQRGQRNVYDLAVRQTGARVVEIEPTADALESALSERTAAVLHFAGVLAAGTLGLDAVVMAAHRRDVPVIVDAAAQIPPISTLWRFTGEYGADAVILSGGKGLRGPQASGLILGRRDLVEGCRFNGSPNHGIGRPMKVGKEELMGLLAAVEWALDQDEPGIIAGYEASVTRWVDGLAGISGVRAERAFPSEAGQPHGRAVVHLGPGAKLGRDELVAALWDHDPRIAVGTAGDDAIALNPQTLQPGEDELVLQAVLDVLRPDRGVLDHGSH; this is encoded by the coding sequence ATGACCGCCCTTGACCTGGGGTCGGTCTACCGGAGCCTCGGGGTTCGCGGCGTGATCAACGCCTCGGCCACCCTGACCAGGCTGGGCGGTTCATTGATGCCCGCCCCGGTGGTGCAGGCAATGGCGGACGCGGCCGGTAGCTTCGTCGACCTGGAGGAGCTCCATCGCAAGGTCGGCGAGCGGCTCGCGACCCTCACCGGTAACGAAGCGGCCTACGTGTCCAGTGGAGCGACGGCAGGCATCGTGCTCACCGTCACCGCCTGCCTCGTTGGCCTGGTTCCGGAACGACGAGTCCTGCTGCCGGACACCTCGACCCTGCCCCGCAACGAGGTGATCATTCAACGCGGCCAGCGCAATGTGTACGACCTCGCCGTTCGTCAGACCGGAGCCCGGGTCGTGGAGATCGAGCCGACCGCCGATGCGTTGGAGTCCGCACTCAGCGAACGGACGGCAGCGGTGCTCCACTTCGCCGGCGTGCTGGCTGCGGGCACCCTCGGCCTGGACGCCGTGGTGATGGCGGCGCATCGGCGGGATGTTCCGGTCATTGTGGACGCGGCCGCGCAGATCCCGCCGATCTCCACGCTCTGGCGATTCACCGGGGAGTACGGGGCGGATGCGGTCATCCTCAGCGGCGGCAAGGGTCTGCGAGGACCGCAGGCCAGCGGGCTGATCCTCGGACGCCGGGACCTCGTCGAGGGCTGCCGGTTCAACGGCAGCCCCAATCACGGCATCGGACGCCCGATGAAGGTCGGCAAGGAGGAGTTGATGGGTCTTCTCGCCGCTGTGGAATGGGCGCTGGACCAGGACGAACCAGGAATCATCGCGGGCTACGAGGCGTCGGTCACCCGCTGGGTGGACGGCCTTGCTGGGATCTCCGGCGTTCGCGCCGAGCGGGCCTTTCCCAGCGAAGCAGGTCAGCCGCACGGCCGAGCTGTGGTGCACCTCGGCCCGGGCGCAAAGCTCGGCCGGGACGAACTGGTGGCGGCGCTGTGGGACCACGATCCCCGTATCGCCGTCGGCACCGCAGGCGATGACGCCATAGCTCTCAATCCGCAGACACTCCAGCCCGGGGAGGATGAGTTGGTGTTGCAGGCTGTGCTGGATGTCCTCCGGCCCGACAGGGGAGTACTTGATCATGGGAGCCATTGA
- a CDS encoding DinB family protein, protein MDRAQVEGELVRVESDFEQLVRTLTPWQLRQRSVGTRWTNRQLLFHMVFGYLIVRTLLPLVRVLARAGLSRRLAATLNAAERPFHVINYLGSVGGGQVLPPPAMLALLRRTLRVLRRRLETESEASLAQRMSFPISWDPYFRSTMSVLDVYHYGTQHYQHHRRQLATSPGEPTSPGGSPTGPPP, encoded by the coding sequence ATGGATCGGGCCCAGGTCGAAGGCGAGCTGGTTCGGGTCGAATCGGACTTTGAGCAGCTGGTTCGAACCCTCACGCCGTGGCAGCTGCGTCAACGCAGTGTCGGTACCCGCTGGACGAACCGCCAGCTGCTGTTTCACATGGTCTTCGGGTACCTGATCGTCCGGACTCTGCTGCCTCTGGTGCGTGTCCTGGCCAGGGCTGGCCTGAGCCGCCGACTCGCAGCGACCTTGAACGCCGCGGAACGTCCGTTCCACGTCATCAACTACCTAGGATCCGTCGGCGGTGGCCAAGTGCTGCCACCTCCGGCCATGCTCGCGCTGTTACGTCGAACGTTGCGGGTACTGCGGAGGCGGCTCGAAACCGAGTCGGAAGCCAGCCTCGCCCAGCGCATGTCCTTTCCGATCTCGTGGGACCCGTACTTCCGGTCGACCATGAGTGTGCTGGACGTCTATCACTACGGGACGCAGCATTACCAACACCACCGCCGCCAACTCGCCACCTCTCCGGGCGAGCCGACGTCTCCCGGCGGGAGTCCGACGGGTCCGCCACCGTAG
- a CDS encoding acetylxylan esterase — protein MTDAPMQPQEFNPYWQAVDDELATMPARPSLEVDHERSCAAYTVYRVRLTGIGPYRLFAYYSVPTGDGPFPAVYEVPRYGSVNHVPDHLDRLRYAVLVVMHRGQRLADSPFVAPYPGLLTLGIEDPATYIYRAIAADCLRGAEFLFGRPEVDPHRVSVAGDDLALITAARRPGFSLIRYATPMLYRALEARQLSSDYPIEELNDLLRLHPELEPQIGRTLALVDPLVHASRITARTIISVGAPGTSSGADFLAPLLEALGGPVSTYDLSFAGGTDHDRLDAMVAEQLGVQAMSRFARTIG, from the coding sequence ATGACCGACGCACCCATGCAGCCGCAGGAGTTCAACCCATACTGGCAGGCCGTCGACGACGAGTTGGCGACGATGCCGGCCCGGCCGTCGCTCGAAGTCGATCATGAACGGTCCTGTGCGGCGTACACCGTCTATCGGGTGCGGCTGACCGGCATCGGTCCCTATCGGCTCTTCGCCTACTACAGCGTGCCGACCGGTGACGGCCCGTTCCCGGCCGTGTACGAAGTGCCGCGCTACGGCAGCGTCAACCACGTCCCCGATCATCTGGACCGGCTGCGCTACGCGGTCCTTGTGGTGATGCACCGCGGCCAACGGCTGGCCGACTCGCCCTTCGTCGCCCCCTATCCCGGCCTGCTCACGCTGGGCATCGAGGATCCGGCCACCTACATCTACCGGGCGATCGCCGCTGACTGCCTCCGTGGCGCGGAGTTCCTGTTCGGCCGTCCCGAGGTGGATCCGCACAGGGTGTCGGTGGCCGGAGACGACCTGGCGCTGATCACTGCGGCGCGGCGACCCGGGTTCTCCCTGATCCGCTATGCGACGCCGATGCTCTACCGGGCGCTCGAGGCGCGGCAGCTCTCCAGCGACTATCCCATCGAGGAACTGAACGATCTGCTGCGTCTGCATCCGGAGCTGGAGCCACAGATCGGACGAACACTGGCGCTGGTCGATCCGCTCGTTCATGCGTCGAGGATCACGGCCAGGACGATCATCAGTGTCGGCGCACCGGGCACCAGCAGCGGCGCCGATTTCCTGGCGCCGTTGCTTGAAGCGCTCGGGGGACCGGTCAGCACTTACGATCTGAGTTTCGCCGGCGGCACCGACCATGATCGTCTGGACGCCATGGTCGCCGAACAACTCGGCGTCCAGGCGATGAGCCGGTTTGCGCGGACGATCGGATGA
- a CDS encoding RidA family protein, whose translation MGAIETKLRELGIELPTKVPAGKGLVPVVRHGDLLFVSGHGPASNDGTLLYRGRVGAEVSSEDAYQAARAAGIQLLRSIRDYLGDLDRVDHIVKALGFVNSADDFHEQPAVMHGFSDLMIEVFGAERGRHARSAIGTSNLPDNQPVEIELIVAVRD comes from the coding sequence ATGGGAGCCATTGAGACGAAGCTGCGCGAACTCGGCATCGAGCTACCGACGAAGGTGCCCGCAGGGAAGGGCCTTGTTCCGGTGGTGCGACACGGGGACCTGCTGTTTGTGTCCGGTCACGGTCCGGCGTCCAACGACGGAACGCTGCTCTACCGCGGCCGGGTGGGTGCCGAGGTCAGCAGCGAGGATGCCTATCAGGCGGCCAGGGCAGCTGGCATCCAGCTGCTGCGCAGCATCCGGGACTATCTCGGCGACCTGGATCGCGTTGATCACATCGTCAAGGCACTCGGCTTCGTCAACAGCGCCGACGACTTCCACGAGCAGCCGGCGGTCATGCATGGCTTCAGCGATCTGATGATCGAGGTGTTCGGCGCCGAGCGCGGCCGGCACGCCCGGAGTGCGATCGGCACCTCCAACCTGCCGGACAACCAACCTGTCGAGATCGAACTGATCGTCGCCGTGCGCGACTGA
- a CDS encoding TetR/AcrR family transcriptional regulator — MSSATSPVKSRKGGSPISSAAPAESGAARPSPARDRILGTAMRLFTSVGVRAVGVDRLIAESRVARMTFFRHFPSKSDLVVAFLTARARADREELSEIRRTHGPRALLAAVEAGITSATTADGFRGCEFINTAAEFCDRDHPARVVIHQHRAWIRDQMKDALTDLGHPTPLATAETLLMLRTGAIVAASLEGLDNTGELEKCWWTLVDRPGSSRTASTS, encoded by the coding sequence TTGTCCAGCGCGACATCACCGGTCAAGAGCCGGAAGGGAGGATCACCCATTTCCTCGGCAGCCCCCGCAGAATCGGGCGCCGCCCGCCCGTCACCGGCACGCGACCGCATCCTGGGCACCGCCATGCGGCTCTTCACAAGCGTCGGCGTCCGCGCGGTCGGCGTCGACCGGCTTATCGCCGAATCCCGCGTGGCCAGGATGACGTTCTTCCGCCACTTCCCCAGTAAGAGTGACCTCGTCGTCGCATTCCTGACCGCGCGCGCCCGCGCGGACCGCGAAGAACTCTCAGAGATCCGCCGCACACACGGACCCCGTGCATTGCTCGCTGCGGTGGAAGCGGGCATCACCTCAGCGACAACCGCCGATGGATTTCGTGGCTGCGAATTCATCAACACAGCCGCAGAATTCTGCGACCGCGACCACCCGGCCCGCGTCGTCATCCACCAGCACCGGGCATGGATCCGAGACCAGATGAAGGACGCCCTTACCGACCTCGGCCATCCGACACCCCTCGCCACCGCCGAGACCCTCCTCATGCTCCGCACCGGTGCGATCGTGGCCGCATCACTCGAAGGCCTCGACAACACCGGTGAACTGGAGAAGTGCTGGTGGACCCTCGTCGACAGACCCGGTAGCAGTCGGACCGCCTCGACCAGCTGA
- a CDS encoding alpha/beta hydrolase has protein sequence MSDSPLSGSVPVMFVHGLWIHATAWAPWQSLFEEHGYTTSAPGWPGDSATVQQTRDHAEQLNGVGIEAICRHYAALIDAMPAPPIVVGHSFGGLIAQELLANGYAAAAVAIDPAPIKGVKALPFSQLKSGWPVLSNPANRNRTVALTREQFRYSFGNTLSEEESDTLHAQWTIPGPGRPLFEDATANFVRNSPAAVDTHHAERGPLLLISGTEDHVVPQKVTEEVVKLYADGPSRTDYRTIEGKGHSLTIDSGWTEVAQIALEWIGANEANVNRTEEPAR, from the coding sequence GTGTCTGATTCGCCTTTGTCCGGCAGCGTGCCGGTGATGTTTGTCCACGGTCTATGGATCCACGCGACTGCCTGGGCGCCGTGGCAATCCCTGTTCGAGGAGCACGGCTACACCACGTCGGCACCCGGGTGGCCCGGCGACAGCGCCACAGTGCAGCAGACCCGTGACCACGCCGAGCAACTCAATGGCGTCGGCATAGAGGCGATCTGTCGCCACTACGCCGCCCTGATCGATGCCATGCCGGCGCCTCCGATCGTCGTCGGCCATTCCTTCGGCGGTCTCATCGCCCAAGAACTCCTTGCCAACGGCTACGCGGCTGCAGCTGTGGCCATCGACCCGGCGCCGATCAAAGGCGTCAAGGCGCTCCCGTTCTCCCAACTGAAGTCGGGCTGGCCGGTGCTGAGCAACCCCGCCAACAGGAACAGAACAGTCGCGCTCACCCGCGAGCAGTTCCGCTACAGCTTCGGCAACACTCTGAGCGAGGAGGAATCCGACACCCTCCACGCGCAGTGGACGATTCCGGGCCCTGGCCGGCCACTGTTCGAGGATGCAACAGCCAACTTCGTGCGGAACTCACCTGCCGCCGTCGACACCCATCACGCCGAGCGCGGGCCACTCCTGCTGATCTCGGGCACAGAAGACCATGTGGTGCCGCAGAAAGTGACCGAAGAGGTCGTCAAGCTGTACGCGGACGGCCCGTCCCGAACCGACTACCGCACAATCGAAGGCAAGGGCCACTCATTGACCATCGACTCCGGCTGGACGGAAGTCGCACAGATCGCCCTCGAATGGATCGGCGCCAACGAGGCGAACGTCAACCGTACCGAAGAACCCGCTCGGTAG
- a CDS encoding extracellular solute-binding protein has translation MTAEHPLQIPQNPARPVVGRRLLLSGLAGAALAAAAGCSSTGKTSTTAACTSALKFPNPKPPASTAIIPKVAGTPIGWHDYPKPYVTVPEPPGKGGNVSTYQILWGAPPPGVGKNPWWQGLNKRLGVTVQPTLAAAQDYGAKLLTLAASGSFPDITYVNFTVSGAAGFQRTVSEGAFHDLTQYLSGDGLKDFPNLQRIPKLTWVGSSFQGKLFGVPYPIQPVNGLLALYRKDWAKKLGVDDPKSPDDVLEMFTAFHTGNPNGDGKPTYGMAEMVTGLWNGMYHCPNNWRLNKDGTLSKDWESDEYRDVLQFTQKLWKSGTIHPDTLTMSSTQWLEQYESGRTGLVLGGGPGYFSSAPNSVMALTTQHDPKADSQPWLPPGYDGGSPRMALGSASYGFGAIPSSIKDEKRILELLHLMEYWAAPYGSVEYTYVYYGIEGTMFHYDDNGAPKSVTGAPSTWTDGINYLCGQTEINYFYPGQPGQVERIQGFQDELISNAIKDPTMGLYSPTWAQKSGTLTQIQTDAFNSIAVGRQPMSYLDDAIKKWKSQGGDTARKEFQEALQGCK, from the coding sequence ATGACTGCCGAACACCCGCTGCAGATTCCCCAGAACCCCGCCCGACCGGTGGTCGGTCGGCGACTGCTCCTATCCGGTCTCGCCGGCGCCGCCCTGGCGGCCGCAGCCGGGTGCAGCAGCACCGGCAAGACCAGTACGACCGCTGCCTGCACCTCGGCCCTCAAATTTCCCAATCCCAAACCACCGGCTTCGACGGCGATCATCCCGAAGGTTGCCGGCACCCCGATCGGCTGGCACGACTACCCGAAGCCGTACGTCACAGTCCCCGAGCCTCCGGGCAAGGGCGGAAACGTGTCGACCTACCAGATCCTGTGGGGTGCGCCACCGCCGGGCGTGGGCAAGAATCCATGGTGGCAAGGACTGAACAAGCGACTCGGGGTAACCGTCCAACCGACGCTGGCCGCAGCCCAGGACTACGGCGCGAAGCTCCTCACCCTGGCGGCCAGCGGGTCGTTCCCGGACATCACCTATGTCAACTTCACCGTGTCCGGTGCGGCCGGCTTCCAGCGAACTGTGTCCGAGGGCGCATTCCACGACCTGACGCAGTATCTGAGCGGCGACGGCCTGAAGGATTTCCCCAACCTCCAACGCATCCCGAAGCTGACCTGGGTCGGAAGCTCCTTCCAGGGGAAGCTCTTCGGGGTGCCCTATCCCATCCAACCGGTCAACGGTCTGCTGGCCCTGTACCGCAAGGATTGGGCCAAGAAGCTCGGCGTCGACGACCCGAAGTCGCCGGATGACGTCCTCGAGATGTTCACCGCCTTCCACACAGGGAACCCCAACGGCGACGGCAAGCCTACCTACGGGATGGCCGAGATGGTCACGGGGCTGTGGAACGGCATGTATCACTGTCCGAACAACTGGCGCCTGAACAAGGACGGCACGTTGTCCAAGGACTGGGAGTCCGACGAATACCGCGACGTGCTGCAGTTCACTCAGAAGCTGTGGAAGAGCGGGACGATCCACCCGGACACCCTGACGATGTCGTCAACCCAATGGCTGGAGCAGTACGAGTCGGGCAGGACCGGTCTCGTCCTGGGCGGAGGCCCCGGCTACTTCTCATCGGCGCCGAACTCGGTGATGGCTCTCACGACGCAGCATGATCCGAAGGCCGACTCCCAGCCCTGGCTGCCGCCCGGTTATGACGGTGGCAGCCCGAGGATGGCTCTCGGCTCCGCGTCGTACGGATTCGGAGCGATCCCCAGTTCGATCAAGGACGAGAAGCGGATCCTGGAACTGCTGCATCTGATGGAGTACTGGGCCGCACCGTACGGCAGCGTGGAGTACACCTACGTCTATTACGGCATCGAAGGCACCATGTTCCACTACGACGACAATGGCGCGCCGAAGTCCGTCACCGGCGCCCCGAGCACGTGGACCGACGGGATCAACTATCTGTGTGGCCAAACCGAGATCAACTACTTCTACCCCGGCCAGCCGGGCCAAGTGGAACGCATCCAAGGCTTCCAGGATGAGCTCATCTCAAATGCGATCAAGGATCCGACCATGGGGCTGTACTCGCCCACCTGGGCACAGAAGTCGGGAACCCTGACGCAGATCCAGACCGACGCATTCAACAGCATCGCCGTCGGACGTCAGCCGATGTCCTACCTCGACGACGCGATCAAGAAGTGGAAGAGCCAGGGTGGAGACACGGCACGCAAGGAGTTCCAGGAAGCTCTGCAGGGATGTAAGTAG